Below is a genomic region from Thermus oshimai DSM 12092.
TCCCCCGCATCGTCCAGAACAACACCATCCGGGGCAAGCTCACCTCCATCCCCTTCTTCACCGACGCGGGCATCCTCTACTACCGCAAGGACCTCCTGGAGAAGTACGGCTACAAGAACCCCCCCAGGACCTGGGCCGAGCTGGAGCAGATGGCCCAGAAGGTCATGGAAGGGGAGCGGAAGTCCAACAAGGACTTCTGGGGCTTCGTCTTCCAGGGCAAGCCCTACGAGGGCCTCACCTGCGACGCCCTGGAGTGGATCTACTCCTTCGGGGGCGGGCGCATCGTGGAAGCGGACGGGCGCATCAGCGTCAATAACCCCAAGGCCGCCCTGGCCCTGAACACCGTGCGCCGGTTCGTGGGCACCATCGCCCCCCAGGGGGTCACGAGCTACGCGGAGGAGGAGGCCCGCAACGTCTGGCAGCAGGGGAACAGCCTCTTCATGCGCAACTGGCCCTACGCCTACGCCCTGGGCCAGAGCGAGGGGAGCGCGGTGCGGGGCAAATTCGGGGTGACCGTGCTGCCCAAAGGGGCGGCGGACGCCCCCAACGCGGCCACCCTGGGCGGCTGGCAGCTGATGGTCTCCGCCTACAGCCGCAACCCCAGGCTGGCCGCGGAGTTGGTGAAGTACCTGGCCTCCTACGAGGTGCAGAAGGACAACGCCGTGCGCCTCTCCCGTCTGCCCACCCGGCCCGCCCTCTACACGGACCGGGACGTCCTGGCCAAGAACCCCTGGTTCCGTGACCTCCTTCCCGTCTTCCAGAACGCCGTCTCCCGCCCCTCGGACGTGGCCGGGGCCAAGTACAACCAGGTGTCCGAGGCCATCTGGACCGAGGTCCATAGCGCCCTCACCGGCCGCAAGAGGGGCGAGGCCGCGGTGCGCGACCTCGAGGCCCGCCTCCAGCGCATCCTGCGCTAAGCCCCTGTAGGCCCGGGGGGGCCTCCCCCCGGGCGTATCCTTAGACCATGCTCACCCTAAGGCAGGTCCGCCTGGCCTGGCTCCTGGTCCTCCCCACCCTTCTCGCGGTGGTCCTGGTGGCGGGCTACCCCCTGGCCCAGGTCTTCTACTGGTCCCTTTTCAAGGCCGACATCGCCTTCGTGGAACCCCCGGAGTTCGTGGGCCTGGAGAACTACCTCTTCCTCCTTAAGGACCCGGACTTCCGCCAGGCCCTTTGGAACACCCTGAAGTTCACCCTCATTTCCGTGAGCCTGGAAACGGTGCTGGGGCTTGCCATCGCCCTCATCGTCCACTCCAGCTTCCGGGGCCGGGGGCTGGTGCGCACCGCCATCCTCATCCCCTGGGCCATCCCCACGGTGGTCTCCGCCAAGATGTGGCAGTGGATGCTCCACGACGTCTACGGCGTGATCAACGTCCTGGGGGTAAAGCTCGGAATCCTAAGCCAAAAGGTGGCCTTCCTGGCCCGCCCCGAGCTCATCCTGCCCGCCATCATCGCCGTGGACGTGTGGAAGACCACCCCCTTCATGGCCCTTCTCCTCCTCGCCGGGCTCCAGCTCATCCCCGAGGAGCTCTACGAGGCGGCCAGCATTGACGGGGCCAGCCGGTGGCAGCAGTTCTGGAGCATCACCCTGCCCCTCCTCACCCCCGCCCTGGTGGTGGCCCTCATCTTCCGCACCCTGGACGCCCTCAGGGTCTTTGACGTGATCTTCGTCATGAGCGGGGTAAACCCCACCACCCGCACCCTGGCGGTCTA
It encodes:
- a CDS encoding carbohydrate ABC transporter permease, with product MLTLRQVRLAWLLVLPTLLAVVLVAGYPLAQVFYWSLFKADIAFVEPPEFVGLENYLFLLKDPDFRQALWNTLKFTLISVSLETVLGLAIALIVHSSFRGRGLVRTAILIPWAIPTVVSAKMWQWMLHDVYGVINVLGVKLGILSQKVAFLARPELILPAIIAVDVWKTTPFMALLLLAGLQLIPEELYEAASIDGASRWQQFWSITLPLLTPALVVALIFRTLDALRVFDVIFVMSGVNPTTRTLAVYNRQTLIDFQDLGYGSALSVAILVIIFVFVVLYMRTLGREALK
- a CDS encoding ABC transporter substrate-binding protein, with the translated sequence MKRREFLQKAGVGLAAGVLFSSVRVRAQSPIVRVAGDSTAVGEGGRWMKEMVEAWGKKTGTRVEYIDSPADTNDRLALYQQYWAAKSPDVDVYMIDVIWPGIVAPHALDLKEYFSEAELKEFFPRIVQNNTIRGKLTSIPFFTDAGILYYRKDLLEKYGYKNPPRTWAELEQMAQKVMEGERKSNKDFWGFVFQGKPYEGLTCDALEWIYSFGGGRIVEADGRISVNNPKAALALNTVRRFVGTIAPQGVTSYAEEEARNVWQQGNSLFMRNWPYAYALGQSEGSAVRGKFGVTVLPKGAADAPNAATLGGWQLMVSAYSRNPRLAAELVKYLASYEVQKDNAVRLSRLPTRPALYTDRDVLAKNPWFRDLLPVFQNAVSRPSDVAGAKYNQVSEAIWTEVHSALTGRKRGEAAVRDLEARLQRILR